A stretch of DNA from Candidatus Bathyarchaeia archaeon:
CTCTTCAGTTCTGTGCCGAAACTGCCATGGGACTTGGACTCGCCAATGCCATAGCTCTGCGGAGACTTTGAAACAAAAGCGTGACCGTTTCCGCCGGTGGGCCAAACAGTGCCAGAAGTTGGTCCTGTCGTGAGTACAAGCGGATTTTCTGGGCTGAAGGGGTCCACGCCAGCCTTAGAATTGTCAAGCCACAAGCGCATTCCCAGACCTATTCCGCCAATGTATTTTTTAGCATAATCCTCGTTTAACGGCTCCGTGTATGTTTTCCCAGTTGTTAGGTCCACGTGGAGAATTTTTCCAGCATATCCGTACAACGCAACTTTCCTCCACACTTCTAACGAGAGTTAAATAACTTTATGCGGTTAATATATTAAGGTATCTATCAACTTTCAAACTCAAAAACATCAAATATGCCATAGTTGTTGCGTGGGAGCTCCAACAAAAACATTACCCTCTATAGATTTCCAGCCTAGCACAAGTCGATCTTGTAGGTGGCTGAACAAAAATTGGATATCCCCTATAGAATCTAAGGCTGGAAGGGGAAAAGCTAATCTTTAAGAAAATGCTGGCTTCTTAGCGGATGTGACTTACAATGGAAGAAAAACTTGCAAGTTTCAAAGCCAAATACAAACAGTTTTTAAAGGATGGAGACGGCGACCCCTTAACCCTAAAAGCTGAAGCGGAAAGGCTTCTCACCGAAGTCAGAGCTAAGGGCGACCAGAATCTTGCAAAGGAACTCCAAGAAATCCTAATAGACTTAACCTTTGCAGTTGAAGAGACAAAATGCCACTGTCACATGGCAAGCCGCTGCAGATGCTAAAAGGTGAAAGAAAAAGGGTTCTAAAAAGTTTCTTTTAAGATTTCAAGAATGTCCCTGACAATTATTTTGTCTTCCACTTCAAGAACTTTTATGGCGTCTTCAAGAGTTGTCACACAGAAGGGGCATGCCACAGCTATAACCTCAGCGCCAAGCTCCAACGCCTCTTTAACACGGTTTACGCATGGCCTCTTTTCCGGTTCGGCTTCCTCTGTCCAGACTCTTCCGGCTCCGCCGCCGCAGCAGAAGCTGGCTTCTCTTGTGCGTTTCATTTCGATAAGCTCTAAGCCGTTTATTGACTGGAGAATCCGCCTTGGCTCCTCATAGATTTGGTTTCGCTTTCCTAAGAAGCATGGGTCGTGGTAGGCAACCCGTCTACTGTATGGTTTTGTGGGTTTTAATGCGCCTTTTTCTACGGCTTCGGCCAAAAACTGTGTGTAGTGCTGAACGTCTAGTGCCAAATCCTTGTAGGGCTTGTCGTTTTTGAAGGTGTTGTAGCAGTGGGGTGAAAGCGTCACAATTCGGTTTGCAGCGAATTTTTGGAAAACTGCCACATTATGTTCTGCAAGCATTTCAAACAAGCCCTTCTCGCCCATGCGTAGGATGTGGTCTCCACAGCACCACTCCTCCTCGCCTAAAGTGGCGTAGTCAACGCCAAGCCTATCAAATACTGTTGCCATTGTTCTGGCTATTTCTCTGTTCCTAACATCATAGGCGGTTGAGCAGCACACGAAAAAGAGAACATCCGCCCTTGCCACGCTTGGATAGGTTTTAATGTTTAAGCCTTCAGCCCAAGCCATCCGCCTGCTCTGATGGGTCCCCATGGGATTGTGGTATTTCATAACACTTTCCAAAACGTCCTTAACTGTTCTTGGGATGGCTCCCATCTCCACCAGTAGGCTTCGGTCCTCAACCACGGAATTCGCACAGTTAACAAGTTTTGGACAGAAAAGCGTGCAAGAATTGCATGAAGTACAGAGCCAAACATTGTCAGCCATAGGCTTAAGCCTTTCATCTAACCCTTCATCCCTCGAATCGGCAATAAACCTATAATTGGCTGTCAAAGCCGAAGGTCCAAGAAACCTTTCATCTATTGCTGCTGGACAAGCTGAATAGCAAATCGAACATTTAGTGCAGAGCGTCAAATCCCAATACTTTTTAAGGTCCTCTGGCGATTGCGTAAACTCTTCAGGCTTTTTGAAGGTTTCGGGCGGTTTGATAAGCACCGTTTTGATTTTTCTGAAGTTTTGGAAGAAGGGCTGTATGTCAACCACCAAATCCTTTACAACTGGGAGATTTGATAGGGGCTCAATGGTTATTGTGTCAGCGTTGAGGTCTAAAACCTGTGTGTAGCATGCCAGCATCGGCTTGCCATTAACATTTACGGCGCAGCTTCCACATATCCCCATTCTACATGAGTGCCTAAACGTAAGCGTCTCATCCAAATTCTCCTTAATATAATTAAGCACATCCAAAATTGTTGTTCCGCGGCGGATTGGCACCTTAAATGTGGAAATATAACTTCTGTTTGTGTCTGGGTCGTAGCGGCGAATTCTGAATTCAACAACTTTAACAACTTCACCATTCATATGCGAACCCCCTAATATTTTCTGGCGGCAGGCTGCCACTTCGTAATAGTCACTGGAATGTACTCCAGTTTTGGTCCATCCACAGTATAATATGCCAGTGTATGCACAAGCCACTCCTCATCGTCGCGGTTTGGATAGTCAAGTCTTGAATGAGCGCCGCGTGATTCTGTTCTTGCCAGTGCGCTGATAATGGTGACTTCAGCCAAGTCCAGCATAAAATCAAGCTGAAGGGCAGCCGTGAAACCAGTGTTGAAGGTTTTGCCCTTATCCTCAACTTTTATGTGTTTAAATCGCTCCTTAAAGGTTCGAATCTCTTTTAAGGCGCTTTTTAGCTCCTCGCCTGTCCTGAAAATCCAAACTTTAGTGTTCATAAGCCTCCTCATCTCATCCCTCAATTGGGGGACTCTTTCGCTTCCCTCGCTTCCGAGAATTCCGTCAAAAACCCTCTTTTCTTCGGCTAAAGCCTTCTCTTCTGGAAATTCGTGGAAACTGGCAGACATGGCGTATTTTGCCGCCGCCTCTCCGGCGACGGCTCCAAAAACAAGACATTCAGCCGTAGAGTTTGTTCCAAGCCTATTGGCTCCGTGAAGGCTTAAGCATGAGCATTCGCCAGCGGCATACAAACCTTTGATGGGTGTCTCGGTTCTTATATTGGCTTTAATCCCGCCCATGGAATAGTGGGCTGCCGGGCGAATTGGTATGGGCTCCTTAACCGGGTCAACTCCGCCGAGCTTTATGGCAACATCCCTTATAAGCGGCAGCCTCTCGTTAATCCTCTCCTCGCCCAAGTGCCTAAGGTCCAAGGCAATATATGGGCCATAAGGACCTTGAAAGGCTCTTCCCTCAAGGATTTCTGTTTGCTCAGCCCTCGAAACCACATCGCGGGGGGCCAACTCCATTTTTTCTGGGGCGTAACGCTTCATGAAACGCTCTCCAAGGGCATTGTACAAATAGCCCCCCTCGCCCCTTGCACCTTCAGTGATTAAGACACCGGATGGCACCAAGCCTGTTGGGTGGAACTGGACAAACTCCATATCTTCTAAGGGTGCGCCAGCCCGATAAGCCATGGCCATGCCGTCGCCGGTCGTTGTGTGCGAGAAAGTTGTAAACTCGTATATGCGCTCGTGTCCGCCAGTAGCCATTACAACGGCTTTAGCCTTGAAAGCATGCATCTCGCCTGTTTTTAGCTCTATGGCTGTTAAGCCAACCACCGTGTTGTCTTCAACTAGGAGCGATGTGGCGAACCACTCGTCGTAAAATTTCACGTTATCGTAGGTTGTAGCTTTCCCGTAAAGCGTGTGCATCTCATGAAAGCCGGTCATGTCCGCCGCGAAGCAAGCTCTCGGATAAGTGTGCCCCCCAAAAGGACGCTGGTCTATTTTTCCGTCTGGTGTGCGGCTCCATGGACAGCCCCAATGCTCCATTAGAATGATTTCTTTGGGGGCTTGCCTAACGAAGAATTCCACAACGTCCTGGTCTGCTAGATAATCGGCGCCCTTCACGGTATCAAAGGCATGCAAGTCAAAGGAGTCTTTTTCTCGCATGACAGCGGCTGTTCCGCCTTGTGCACAAACAGAATGCGACCTTAAAGGGTGAAGCTTCGAAATCACCGCAATGTCCAGTTTGCTGCTTAACTCTGCGGCTGCAACGGCGGCCCTCAAGCCAGCCAAGCCCGCGCCGACAATAACTATGTCATGGGTGTGCTTCTCCATTAATGGTACCATCCAATTTTAAGGAATACCCTAGTTTCACCTTCTAACGTTTATATTTTTCCAAAAGGCGTTAAATGTTTAAGCTTATTTTGAGGCGAAGCCATTAAATTGTACAAGCCACGCTGTAACTGGTAAAGGGCGGGAAATGTTCAGCAAGGTTCTAGTTGCCAATAGGGGAGAAATCGCTTTAAGGGTTATTAGGGCATGCCGAGAACTCGGTGTTAAGACGGTTGCCGTCTACTCGGAGGCTGACGCCGACTCGCTTCATGTTCAATACGCCGATGAATGCTATTGTATAGGCGCGGCAGAGCCTAGCCAAAGCTACCTAAACATAGAGAAAATAATTGAAATAGCCAAAAAATCCGGCTGTGAAGCCATTCACCCCGGGTACGGCTTCCTATCCCAAATCCCAGCCTTTGCAGAGGCATGCGTAAAAAATGGTTTAGAGTTTGTTGGTCCCTCAGCCGAGGTTTTAAGGCGGATGGGGAATAAGGTTGAGGCTCGAAAGGCTGCAGCGGAAGCTGGAGTGCCAGTAATCCCCGGAGGCCTAAAACCCGCCAAAAGCCCAGAAGAAGCCATAGAAATAGCCGAAAAGGTTGGTTATCCGGTTTTGGTTAAGGCTGTTTACGGGGGCGGCGGGAAGGGCATGCGCTTTGTAAAAAACAAGGGTGAGATGCTCCAAGTTTTGGAAACCGCCGCCTTGGAGGCTGAATCCTCCTTTGGAAGCCGTGAAATCTATGTTGAAAAGTTTCTTCCAAGGGCAAGGCACATAGAATTCCAAATACTAGCCGACAAGAGGGGGAGGGTTATCCACCTAGGCGAGAGGGAATGCTCCATTCAAAGGCGCTATCAAAAACTCATTGAGGAGACGCCTTCGCCCTTCATGACTGCGGAACTGCGGAAAGAGATGGGCAAATCAGCCATAAAAATTGCGAAAGCCATAAACTATGTTAATGCTGGAACCGTCGAGTTCCTTGTAGACCAGAACGGCAGCTACCACTTTTTAGAAATGAACACGAGGCTTCAAGTGGAACACTTGATAACCGAAATGGTGACGGGCATAGACATGGTCAAAGAGCAGATAAAAATTGCTGCTGGCGAAAAACTCGCCTATACTCAGAGGGATGTGAAAATTCGTGGGCATGCCATAAACTGCCGCATAAACGCTGAAGACCCCTACGAAAACTTTGTGCCATCGCCGGGAACTGTCACAAACCTGCGTTTGCCAGGTGGTCCAGGAGTTAGGGTTGACACCCACCTGTACGCTGGCTACACGGTGTCAGTCTTCTATGATCCATTGATTGCTAAGCTTGCTGTTTGGGGTTTAAGCCGCTTAGAAGCCATAAAGAGGATGCGTAACGCCCTAGACGAATTTGTGATAGAGGGGGTTAAAACCACAATCCCACTGCATAAGAGGATAATGGAGGATGAAGACTTCTTGAGAGGCGATATCCACATAAACTTTGTCGACGAGAGAATCGAGAAACTTCTTCCAAAGAAAGCCTTAACAGAGGAGGAGATAGCCGCGCTTACCGCTGTGCTGGCGAATCAAACGGCTGAAGCCAAAATCAAAGCGTTAGTTCCGCGGCGCCGACAGAGGGAAATCTCCCTTTGGAAGCTTGCTGCCAGAAGTAGGGGACTGAGGCGAACCTTTTGAAAATCTACGAAGTTTTGGTTGACGAGAAGGCACATAGCGTTAAAGTCTTAAAAAGAGAAAATGACTCTTTCCTGGTGGATGTCGACGGAAAAACAGTTGAGGTTAAATTTTCCAACTCTGGCAGCGGAAAATTTAACCTAGAGGTAAACAGCGAAAAATTTTCGGCAGAACTTTTACGAATTTCCGGAAACTTTATGCGAGTTAAAGTTGGCGGTAAAACCTTCGCGGTTCAATACCCCACATCAACCTTTAAACCAGCAACTCCCAAAATCGAGCCGATTCCAGCGCTTTCTAAAAAGCCCGCCGTTAGTCTTGCTGTTGGAAAGGATGCCGTTTTAGCCCCAATAGCTGGAAGGATTATATCATTAAAAGTTAGCGTTGGGCAGAAAGTCTCCAAGGGAGATTGCATATGCATCTTGGAAGCCATGAAGATGGCGAACGAGGTTGCAGCGCCGAAAGACGGGGTTGTTAAGGAAATCCTTGTTTCTGAGGGGGCTGTTGTGAATAAGGGAGATGTTTTGGCAGTTATCGCCTAGAAACTTTTTTATAACAAAGGATGATTGCATTTAAACCTCAAGCAACAAAATAGAGTTGGATGCGCATGTTTATTGGCGTGGACCACGTTGGAGTGGCTGTTAAAAATTTGGACGATGCCATCGGTGTTTACCGTGACGTCCTTGGCTTCAAGCTTTTAGGAGTCCATGTCTTAGCAGAGCGGAGGGTTAAGGTGGCTTTTTTCTCCACTGGTGGCGAAACTCAAATCGAGCTTTTAGAACCTTTGGGCAGTGACAGCCCGGTGGCGAAATTCCTTGAAAGCCGAGGCGAAGGAATCCATCACATAGCCGTAAAAGTAGATGATATTGAAAAAGCCTTGGAGGAGCTTAAAAGGAAGGGTGTTATACTTGTTGATGAAAAGCCGAGGGCTGGTGCTGAAGGGAAGAAGATAGCCTTCATCCACCCAAGAAGCACGAGAGGTGTCCTACTGGAGCTTGTGATGGAATAGAAGCAGGAAGAAAACCACATTCATTTAGATTGGGGGCTGGGGCCTCCTGCGTCCCATGAAAACAGTTCTCCTCATCCAGTGTTTCCACTCTTTCACAAGTGGTATTCTGGGCGTTGTAATACCGTTAATAATGAAGGAGAGGCGCATAGACATAGTTTTAATAGGCTTTGTTTTTGCAGCCATGCCTCTAATAATGCAGATTGGCAGAATGTTCTTCGCCACCCTTTCAGACTTTCTTGGAAGAAAGCCTTTCTTTATGGCTAATGGCTTTCTGGGCGCCGTCTCAAGCCTCATATACTATTTCGCCCACACCCCAATGGAGTTCCTCTTCGGAAAAGTTGCAGAGGGAACAAAAGAAGGCGCTATATGGGCTGTAAATAGGGCCTACATCCTAGAAAGAAGTAAGGGAAACTGGAGACTCCTTGTGAACTTAAGAGCGGTTGTTTATGTTGCCTACGCCTTCGGAGGCCTCATAGCTGGATTTCTAGCGGCACTAATTCTATACGAGGGGACAATGATTTTATGCGCCCTTCTGGGCTTTTTTGGGCTTCTCCTCTCCTTTACACTAATTGATGAGAGAAAGGGGGATTTCACTGTTGAACAAGCCCTACGTTTTCTCGATTTTAGGAAGAAGGGGCGGAGGTTCAAAATTTTCCTCTTCCTCTTCTTCATGATGGGGTTAGCTTTCGGCTTCCGCTCCGGATACGTCATACCATACTTTCTAAGCACTGTTGGCTTTTCCGCAGAGGATGTTGGGCTGGTTTTTGGCGCCATGATTCTTATGGCAGGCTTATCTTCATACATCTTCTCAAGATGCCACGACGTGAAAAAGCTCATTTTAATTAGTGGAATAGTCTACTCGGCTCTCCTAATTCCTTTGGGATTTTCATTTCCAGTTCTTGCCGCAGTTTTAGTGGTTGCTGTTGGCTTCGCCGAGGGAATGAACAGTGTGGGGCAGGAGGGAATATTATCAAAAATATGCGATAGGGAGTCTTATGGGACTGATATTGGATTGCTTATGATGGGGCTTCACCTGGGTGAGTCAGCAAGCCTAGCATTAAGTGGCATACTAATCGCCAACTGGGGCTTCACAGCGTCCTTTGTTCTGGCAGCCACAATATACGCGGTCTTTTACATCGGCGCCTTCGCATTATATGGGGAGAAATAGCCATGCCAACAAACATCAAAGTGGAAAAAATCCAAGAAGGACTGAAAACAAGACTTGTCGGAAAATACATTTTCTTCGCCCACGAAGTCGGCTCAACCAACGACTGGGCTAAGGAGCTGGCAGAACTCGGAGCCCCGGAAGGCACAGTTGCCATAGCTGAAACCCAAACCGCCGGACGGGGACGCCTTGGCAGAAAATGGCTCTCACCAAAAGGAGGCTTATGGTTCTCAATAATTTTTAGGCCAAGGCTTAGGCCACCAGAAACCGTCAAGCTCGTGTTTTTGGCTGGTTTAGCCGTTGCAGAAACCATACGAGAATTATATGGCTTGAAGGCTGAAACAAAATGGCCCAACGATGTCCTAGTTGATGGCAAAAAGGTTTGCGGCATCCTCTCAGAAATGAAAACCGTGGATGAAAAGGTGGATTACGCAATAATTGGTATAGGTGTAAACGCCAACATCGACGTTGAAAAAGAATTTCCAAAAGAACTTAGAGAAACAGCAACCTCCATCCAAAAAGCCTTAGGCAGAAAAATCTCCCTAGAAGAGCTTTTCAAGGCTTTGCTGGAGAAAATGGACAGCCTTTATCAAATCTTCCTTAAAGAAGGATTCACGCCAATTTTGAAGGAATGGAAAAGCTTCGCATCTTTTCTAGGCTGCGAAGTGGAAGTCTCCAGCGATGGTGAGAGGCTTAAAGGTGTAGCTTCTGATGTTGATGGGAACGGGGTGCTGGTTTTAAGGTTTGAAGATGGTTCTGTAAAACGTGTTTTCTTTGGAGATGTTTCTCTGCGATGTTTGAAATTAAAACCACATGGACTTTGAATATTCAATGTATTTTTGTATGATATTTGTTACGACGTTTTCTTCACCTGTGCTGGGTGAATAGCGTGCACATAAATGGAAAACTTGTATTCTGTTATCATTGAAAATTTTGGAGATCTGTGTTCGCAATCCTACATGCCTACTTTCAAGACGTATGAACTGATTAGCGATTTCCTTAAGTTCGGACTCGAGAGCTCTTTTCCGTTCCTCTAACGCTTTGATTTTTTGTAGGAGTTGTTCCTCTGAGTAGGGGGACGCTATTCCAAGATGTATAACCTTCTGAATAAATGCGGCGTTGCCCACTGAAACTTTCAGCTTTTCAGCGGGTTCTAAAATCCCACCGCTTCCATTCACATATATCGCTTTCTGGTTCCTCTTTAGTTCAACTTTAACCAAAACTGGTCACACCTTTCTGTTTAAAATGTTTTCAAGTTTTTTCTGATCTTCAATCAACTCGTTCAGCATTCTTTCCTCTCTTTTTATGTCATCTGACAGCTCCGCTATCCGCTTCCTTAAATATGCTATCCTATCTTCAAGAGACTGCACTTCCTGTGCAAGAAATTGAATCTTAAGCGTGAGCAACCCTTTACGGATTATTTCTTCCGCTTGGTTTCCAAGTTTTTCATATAACCGTGCCGGAATGATAATCTTAACACGTTTATCTTCACCCTTACTCATCTATGAGTAAGCCTCCCGCAACTTTAGTCCCCTCCTACCTACAACCTTTTGAACGCTCCTCAACAACACGTCTCCGATTGCTGTGCGATCCTTTTCTGAGAATTCGTAGCTTTGCCTCTTTACGTATTCGGAAAGTTCCATGTTCAAGCGGCGTAGGTTTTTCTCTTCAACATCAACAACGGCTTTAATGACGTCTTGGCTCTGGTTGTGTGTAGCCTTTTCCATAGCATGGAGTAGGGTTGTAAAGTGAGGAAGACACAAGCCTTTAGACTCTTTAAAGAGATTAAGAAATTCTCCATCGCGTGAAGAGAGCAGCTCCACAATTTTCTTGACGTAGACTTTCAATAAACTGGCTAGGTGGATACATGCAGGGCAGCCGGCTGTTTGGATGAAAGCTTCTTTGCGATTCTTCCTTTGTTTATGTAAGTCCTGTAGAAG
This window harbors:
- a CDS encoding biotin--[acetyl-CoA-carboxylase] ligase, translating into MPTNIKVEKIQEGLKTRLVGKYIFFAHEVGSTNDWAKELAELGAPEGTVAIAETQTAGRGRLGRKWLSPKGGLWFSIIFRPRLRPPETVKLVFLAGLAVAETIRELYGLKAETKWPNDVLVDGKKVCGILSEMKTVDEKVDYAIIGIGVNANIDVEKEFPKELRETATSIQKALGRKISLEELFKALLEKMDSLYQIFLKEGFTPILKEWKSFASFLGCEVEVSSDGERLKGVASDVDGNGVLVLRFEDGSVKRVFFGDVSLRCLKLKPHGL
- the accC gene encoding acetyl-CoA carboxylase biotin carboxylase subunit; this translates as MFSKVLVANRGEIALRVIRACRELGVKTVAVYSEADADSLHVQYADECYCIGAAEPSQSYLNIEKIIEIAKKSGCEAIHPGYGFLSQIPAFAEACVKNGLEFVGPSAEVLRRMGNKVEARKAAAEAGVPVIPGGLKPAKSPEEAIEIAEKVGYPVLVKAVYGGGGKGMRFVKNKGEMLQVLETAALEAESSFGSREIYVEKFLPRARHIEFQILADKRGRVIHLGERECSIQRRYQKLIEETPSPFMTAELRKEMGKSAIKIAKAINYVNAGTVEFLVDQNGSYHFLEMNTRLQVEHLITEMVTGIDMVKEQIKIAAGEKLAYTQRDVKIRGHAINCRINAEDPYENFVPSPGTVTNLRLPGGPGVRVDTHLYAGYTVSVFYDPLIAKLAVWGLSRLEAIKRMRNALDEFVIEGVKTTIPLHKRIMEDEDFLRGDIHINFVDERIEKLLPKKALTEEEIAALTAVLANQTAEAKIKALVPRRRQREISLWKLAARSRGLRRTF
- the sdhB gene encoding succinate dehydrogenase iron-sulfur subunit — its product is MNGEVVKVVEFRIRRYDPDTNRSYISTFKVPIRRGTTILDVLNYIKENLDETLTFRHSCRMGICGSCAVNVNGKPMLACYTQVLDLNADTITIEPLSNLPVVKDLVVDIQPFFQNFRKIKTVLIKPPETFKKPEEFTQSPEDLKKYWDLTLCTKCSICYSACPAAIDERFLGPSALTANYRFIADSRDEGLDERLKPMADNVWLCTSCNSCTLFCPKLVNCANSVVEDRSLLVEMGAIPRTVKDVLESVMKYHNPMGTHQSRRMAWAEGLNIKTYPSVARADVLFFVCCSTAYDVRNREIARTMATVFDRLGVDYATLGEEEWCCGDHILRMGEKGLFEMLAEHNVAVFQKFAANRIVTLSPHCYNTFKNDKPYKDLALDVQHYTQFLAEAVEKGALKPTKPYSRRVAYHDPCFLGKRNQIYEEPRRILQSINGLELIEMKRTREASFCCGGGAGRVWTEEAEPEKRPCVNRVKEALELGAEVIAVACPFCVTTLEDAIKVLEVEDKIIVRDILEILKETF
- a CDS encoding DUF6062 family protein, producing the protein MSVDVTYFRIERMIKSGAECFLCALEDEIERKYIDAYLSELVMDAKARETLIEGGGFCNHHFYRMLITATKPESPDGHGIALITQSIIEKLLQDLHKQRKNRKEAFIQTAGCPACIHLASLLKVYVKKIVELLSSRDGEFLNLFKESKGLCLPHFTTLLHAMEKATHNQSQDVIKAVVDVEEKNLRRLNMELSEYVKRQSYEFSEKDRTAIGDVLLRSVQKVVGRRGLKLREAYS
- a CDS encoding biotin/lipoyl-containing protein; this translates as MKIYEVLVDEKAHSVKVLKRENDSFLVDVDGKTVEVKFSNSGSGKFNLEVNSEKFSAELLRISGNFMRVKVGGKTFAVQYPTSTFKPATPKIEPIPALSKKPAVSLAVGKDAVLAPIAGRIISLKVSVGQKVSKGDCICILEAMKMANEVAAPKDGVVKEILVSEGAVVNKGDVLAVIA
- a CDS encoding MFS transporter; the encoded protein is MKTVLLIQCFHSFTSGILGVVIPLIMKERRIDIVLIGFVFAAMPLIMQIGRMFFATLSDFLGRKPFFMANGFLGAVSSLIYYFAHTPMEFLFGKVAEGTKEGAIWAVNRAYILERSKGNWRLLVNLRAVVYVAYAFGGLIAGFLAALILYEGTMILCALLGFFGLLLSFTLIDERKGDFTVEQALRFLDFRKKGRRFKIFLFLFFMMGLAFGFRSGYVIPYFLSTVGFSAEDVGLVFGAMILMAGLSSYIFSRCHDVKKLILISGIVYSALLIPLGFSFPVLAAVLVVAVGFAEGMNSVGQEGILSKICDRESYGTDIGLLMMGLHLGESASLALSGILIANWGFTASFVLAATIYAVFYIGAFALYGEK
- the mce gene encoding methylmalonyl-CoA epimerase, with amino-acid sequence MFIGVDHVGVAVKNLDDAIGVYRDVLGFKLLGVHVLAERRVKVAFFSTGGETQIELLEPLGSDSPVAKFLESRGEGIHHIAVKVDDIEKALEELKRKGVILVDEKPRAGAEGKKIAFIHPRSTRGVLLELVME
- a CDS encoding succinate dehydrogenase/fumarate reductase flavoprotein subunit produces the protein MEKHTHDIVIVGAGLAGLRAAVAAAELSSKLDIAVISKLHPLRSHSVCAQGGTAAVMREKDSFDLHAFDTVKGADYLADQDVVEFFVRQAPKEIILMEHWGCPWSRTPDGKIDQRPFGGHTYPRACFAADMTGFHEMHTLYGKATTYDNVKFYDEWFATSLLVEDNTVVGLTAIELKTGEMHAFKAKAVVMATGGHERIYEFTTFSHTTTGDGMAMAYRAGAPLEDMEFVQFHPTGLVPSGVLITEGARGEGGYLYNALGERFMKRYAPEKMELAPRDVVSRAEQTEILEGRAFQGPYGPYIALDLRHLGEERINERLPLIRDVAIKLGGVDPVKEPIPIRPAAHYSMGGIKANIRTETPIKGLYAAGECSCLSLHGANRLGTNSTAECLVFGAVAGEAAAKYAMSASFHEFPEEKALAEEKRVFDGILGSEGSERVPQLRDEMRRLMNTKVWIFRTGEELKSALKEIRTFKERFKHIKVEDKGKTFNTGFTAALQLDFMLDLAEVTIISALARTESRGAHSRLDYPNRDDEEWLVHTLAYYTVDGPKLEYIPVTITKWQPAARKY